In Falco naumanni isolate bFalNau1 chromosome 16, bFalNau1.pat, whole genome shotgun sequence, a single window of DNA contains:
- the SLC37A4 gene encoding glucose-6-phosphate exchanger SLC37A4 isoform X1, which translates to MAAGGYRRYRAVIFAAMFIGYTLYYFNRKTFSFVMPSVMAEVPLGKDELGVITSSQSAAYAISKFVSGVLSDQMSARWLFSSGLLMVGLVNVVFSWSSTVTAFAGLWFLNGLAQGLGWPPCGKILRKWFEPSQFGTWWAILSTSMNLAGGLGPIVAALVSLNYNWRMTLSFSGFICVVVSFVCLVLIKNEPSDVGLPNIEQGPKKGKKGSSSDNSTLTELLLSPYLWVLSTGYLVVFGVKTCCTDWGQLFLIQERGQSMLVGSSYISALEIGGLVGSIAAGYLSDRAVARVGLSSYGNPRHALLLSMMAGMCVSMFLFRVTVTGNSPKENHFWTVVLQPLAGLTSLKEQELWILILGAVFGFSSYGPIALFGVIANESAPANLCGTSHAIVALMANVGGFLAGLPFSTIAKHYSWATAFWVAEITCTGSTVAFFLLRNIRTKMGRIPRKAD; encoded by the exons aTGGCGGCCGGCGGGTACAGGCGGTACCGGGCCGTGATCTTCGCGGCCATGTTCATCGGCTACACGCTGTACTACTTCAACCGCAAGACCTTCTCGTTCGTCATGCCCTCCGTCATGGCCGAGGTGCCGCTGGGGAAGGACGAGCTGG GTGTCATCACCAGCAGCCAGTCCGCGGCGTATGCCATCAGCAAGTTCGTCAGTGGCGTCCTCTCCGACCAGATGAGCGCCCGCTGGCTCTTCTCCTCCGGCCTCCTCATGGTGGGCTTGGTCAACGTGGTCTTCTCCTGGAGCTCCACTGTCACGGCCTTCGCCGGGCTCTGGTTCCTCAACGGCTTAgcccaggggctgggctggccgcCCTGCGGGAAGATCCTACGAAAA TGGTTTGAGCCTTCTCAGTTTGGGACTTGGTGGGCAATCCTGTCTACGAGCATGAACTTGGCTGGAGGCTTAGGCCCCATTGTTGCTGCCCTCGTGTCTCTGAACTACAACTGGCGCATGACTTTGTCCTTCTCCGGCTTCATCTGTGTGGTTGTCTCTTTTGTTTGCCTTGTCCTGATTAAAAATGAGCCATCGGATGTTGGGCTGCCCAACATTGAACAAGGACccaagaaggggaagaaag GTTCCTCCAGTGACAACAGCACTttgacagagctgctgctctcaccaTACCTCTGGGTGCTCTCAACGGGCTACCTGGTTGTTTTTGGAGTGAAAACATGCTGTACCGATTGGGGACAGCTCTTCCTTATCCAGGAGAGAGGACAATCCATGCTTGTGG GTAGTTCCTACATCAGTGCCTTGGAGATTGGGGGTCTGGTGGGAAGCATTGCTGCTGGATACCTTTCTGACAGAGCGGTAGCAAGA GTGGGTCTCTCAAGCTACGGGAATCCTCGGCACGCGCTGCTGCTTTCCATGATGGCTGGGATGTGTGTGTCCATGTTTCTGTTCCGAGTCACAGTCACAGGCAATTCTCCCAAG gaaaatCACTTCTGGACTGTAGTCTTGCAACCTCTAGCTGGTCTTACAAGCCTAAAAGAACAGGAG CTGTGGATTCTGATTCTGGGAGCTGTGTTCGGGTTCTCCTCATATGGGCCGATTGCCCTGTTTGGGGTTATAGCCAACGAAAGTGCTCCTGCCAACCTGTGCGGCACCTCTCATGCCATAGTGGCCCTCATGGCCAACG TTGGGGGTTTTCTGGCTGGACTACCTTTCAGTACCATTGCCAAGCACTACAGCTGGGCCACAGCCTTCTGGGTGGCCGAAATCACCTGTACTGGCAGCACGGTGGCTTTCTTCTTACTGCGGAACATCCGCACCAAGATGGGCCGGATTCCCAGGAAGGCTGACTGA
- the SLC37A4 gene encoding glucose-6-phosphate exchanger SLC37A4 isoform X2 — MAAGGYRRYRAVIFAAMFIGYTLYYFNRKTFSFVMPSVMAEVPLGKDELGVITSSQSAAYAISKFVSGVLSDQMSARWLFSSGLLMVGLVNVVFSWSSTVTAFAGLWFLNGLAQGLGWPPCGKILRKWFEPSQFGTWWAILSTSMNLAGGLGPIVAALVSLNYNWRMTLSFSGFICVVVSFVCLVLIKNEPSDVGLPNIEQGPKKGKKGSSSDNSTLTELLLSPYLWVLSTGYLVVFGVKTCCTDWGQLFLIQERGQSMLVGSSYISALEIGGLVGSIAAGYLSDRAVARVGLSSYGNPRHALLLSMMAGMCVSMFLFRVTVTGNSPKLWILILGAVFGFSSYGPIALFGVIANESAPANLCGTSHAIVALMANVGGFLAGLPFSTIAKHYSWATAFWVAEITCTGSTVAFFLLRNIRTKMGRIPRKAD, encoded by the exons aTGGCGGCCGGCGGGTACAGGCGGTACCGGGCCGTGATCTTCGCGGCCATGTTCATCGGCTACACGCTGTACTACTTCAACCGCAAGACCTTCTCGTTCGTCATGCCCTCCGTCATGGCCGAGGTGCCGCTGGGGAAGGACGAGCTGG GTGTCATCACCAGCAGCCAGTCCGCGGCGTATGCCATCAGCAAGTTCGTCAGTGGCGTCCTCTCCGACCAGATGAGCGCCCGCTGGCTCTTCTCCTCCGGCCTCCTCATGGTGGGCTTGGTCAACGTGGTCTTCTCCTGGAGCTCCACTGTCACGGCCTTCGCCGGGCTCTGGTTCCTCAACGGCTTAgcccaggggctgggctggccgcCCTGCGGGAAGATCCTACGAAAA TGGTTTGAGCCTTCTCAGTTTGGGACTTGGTGGGCAATCCTGTCTACGAGCATGAACTTGGCTGGAGGCTTAGGCCCCATTGTTGCTGCCCTCGTGTCTCTGAACTACAACTGGCGCATGACTTTGTCCTTCTCCGGCTTCATCTGTGTGGTTGTCTCTTTTGTTTGCCTTGTCCTGATTAAAAATGAGCCATCGGATGTTGGGCTGCCCAACATTGAACAAGGACccaagaaggggaagaaag GTTCCTCCAGTGACAACAGCACTttgacagagctgctgctctcaccaTACCTCTGGGTGCTCTCAACGGGCTACCTGGTTGTTTTTGGAGTGAAAACATGCTGTACCGATTGGGGACAGCTCTTCCTTATCCAGGAGAGAGGACAATCCATGCTTGTGG GTAGTTCCTACATCAGTGCCTTGGAGATTGGGGGTCTGGTGGGAAGCATTGCTGCTGGATACCTTTCTGACAGAGCGGTAGCAAGA GTGGGTCTCTCAAGCTACGGGAATCCTCGGCACGCGCTGCTGCTTTCCATGATGGCTGGGATGTGTGTGTCCATGTTTCTGTTCCGAGTCACAGTCACAGGCAATTCTCCCAAG CTGTGGATTCTGATTCTGGGAGCTGTGTTCGGGTTCTCCTCATATGGGCCGATTGCCCTGTTTGGGGTTATAGCCAACGAAAGTGCTCCTGCCAACCTGTGCGGCACCTCTCATGCCATAGTGGCCCTCATGGCCAACG TTGGGGGTTTTCTGGCTGGACTACCTTTCAGTACCATTGCCAAGCACTACAGCTGGGCCACAGCCTTCTGGGTGGCCGAAATCACCTGTACTGGCAGCACGGTGGCTTTCTTCTTACTGCGGAACATCCGCACCAAGATGGGCCGGATTCCCAGGAAGGCTGACTGA
- the HYOU1 gene encoding hypoxia up-regulated protein 1 codes for MAAGAARLCCWALLCLLCSGRLPGAEPVAVMSVDVGSESMKIAIVKPGVPMEIVLNKESRRKTPVAISLKENERLFGDSALGMSIRTPKVAFRYFQDLLGKRIDNPHVALYQSRFPEHELVKDEKRQTVIFKLSQTIQYSPEEMLGMVLNYSRGLAEEFAEQPIKDAVITVPAYFNQAERRAVLHAARIADLKVLQLINDNTAVALNYGVFRRKDINATAQNIMFYDMGAGSTVCTIVTYQTVKTKDSGTQPQLQIQGIGFDRTLGGLVMELRLRDYLAKLFNDQHPSKDVRKNPRAMAKLLKEANRLKTVLSANADHMAQIEGLLDDIDFKAKVSRQEFEDLCSDLFQRVPGPVQQALSSAEMNLDGIDQVILVGGATRVPKVQEVLLKAVGKEELGKNINADEAAAMGAVYQAAALSKAFKVKPFVIRDAAVFPIQVEFTREVEEDDKSRSLKHNKRILFQRMAPYPQRKVITFNRYTDDFEFYVNYGDLSFLTQDDMQIFGSLNLTTVRLKGVGDSFKKHSDYESRGIKAHFNMDESGVLSLDRVESVFETLVEDKLEEESTLTKLGNTISSLFGGGGPTPETGENLTDSVQEEEESLAETGKEEQGERQDQKSSAEDAGEEQGEGKQQSPGQAETAPPKAESGKEEEGEKLESQDPKENRETVKEEEPSRSSSDSTVTKTVEEKKIKAPKKQKLVHEITMELDVNDVPDLLEDELKSSMKKLQDLTIRDLEKQEREKSANSLESFIFETQDKLYQEEYQFVSTEEQREEISRKLNEASSWMEEEGYAATTKELKDKLSELKKLCRNLFFRVEERRKWPERLAALESLLNHSTIFLKGARMIPESDQIFTEVELTMLEKAINETTIWKNETLAEQNKLSPTEKPILLSKDIELKIATLDREVQYLLNKAKFAKPKPKKEKNTTKTDLGKNATAASETENTIPPTEGKQEDKPEDIGPAKESPTAEKVAIDDKRGSDSGSKKDKTEAEGESRKNDEL; via the exons AtggcggcgggcgcggcgcggctgtgctgctgggcgctgctctgcctgctctgctccgGCCGCCTGCCCGGCGCAG AGCCGGTGGCGGTGATGTCGGTGGACGTGGGCAGCGAGTCGATGAAGATCGCTATCGTGAAGCCCGGCGTGCCAATGGAGATCGTCCTGAACAA GGAGTCACGAAGGAAAACACCCGTGGCCATTTCTTTGAAGGAGAATGAGCGTCTCTTTGGTGATAGTGCGCTAGGAATG tcCATAAGGACCCCCAAGGTGGCATTCAGATACTTTCAGGATCTGCTGGGTAAGCGTATCGATAACCCCCATGTAGCGCTGTACCAGTCCCGATTCCCAGAGCATGAACTGGTGAAGGATGAAAAAAGGCAGACTGTTATCTTCAAGTTGTCCCA GACAATACAGTACTCtccagaggagatgctggggaTGGTCCTGAACTATTCACGTGGTCTGGCTGAGGAATTTGCAG AGCAGCCCATTAAGGATGCGGTGATCACAGTTCCTGCATACTTCAACCAGGCGGAGAGGAGAGCCGTTCTGCATGCTGCTCGCATTGCTGACTTGAAGGTGCTGCAGCTGATCAACGACAACACTGCTGTAGCATTGAACTATGGTGTTTTTAGGAGGAAAGACATCAATGCCACTGCGCAG AATATCATGTTTTACGACATGGGAGCAGGAAGCACCGTTTGTACTATTGTTACGTATCAGACAGTGAAAACTAAGGACTCGGGAACCCAGCCTCAATTGCAGATCCAGGGCATTGG GTTTGACCGTACTCTTGGAGGTTTAGTGATGGAGCTTCGTCTCCGGGACTATTTAGCAAAACTCTTCAACGATCAGCACCCTTCAAAAGATGTCCGAAAGAATCCCCGGGCCATGGCCAAACTACTGAAGGAGGCCAACCGCCTGAAAACTGTCCTGAGCGCGAATGCTGACCACATGGCACAG ATTGAGGGGCTACTGGATGACATTGACTTCAAGGCCAAAGTCTCAAGGCAAGAATTTGAGGATTTGTGCTCTGACTTATTCCAGCGCGTCCCAGGACCTGTGCAGCAGGCTCTGAGCAGTGCAGAGATGAACCTG GATGGAATTGACCAGGTGATTCTAGTTGGTGGTGCCACACGAGTCCCCAAAGTGCAGGAGGTTTTGCTGAAAGCTGTGGGCAA AGAAGAGCTGGGCAAGAATATCAATGCTGATGAGGCTGCTGCTATGGGTGCAGTCtaccaggcagctgctctgagcaaaGCCTTTAAGGTGAAGCCTTTTGTCATTCGGGATGCTGCTGTGTTTCCTATCCAG GTGGAGTTTACTCGTGAAGTTGAGGAAGATGATAAATCCAGGAGTTTAAAGCATAACAAAAGGATTTTGTTCCAGCGCATGGCACCCTATCCACAGCGCAAAGTTATCACTTTCAACCGCTACACAGATGACTTTGAGTTCTATGTCAACTATGGAGATCTGTCCTTCCTGACCCAGGATGACATGCA GATTTTTGGTTCTCTCAATCTCACTACTGTGAGGCTAAAGGGAGTTGGGGACAGTTTCAAGAAGCACTCAGATTATGAATCCAGAGGCATCAAAGCTCACTTCAATATGGACGAGAGTGGAGTGCTAAGTCTTGACCGG GTGGAATCTGTGTTTGAGACCTTGGTGGAAGACAAGCTGGAGGAGGAGTCAACACTGACAA AACTTGGAAACACCATCTCAAGCCTGTTTGGGGGTGGTGGCCCTACACCAGAGACTGGAGAGAACCTGACAGATTCGGTTCAG GAAGAAGAAGAGAGCCTAGCAGAAACAGGTAAAGAAGAGCAAGGAGAGAGACAAGACCAGAAAAGCAGTGCAGAAGATGCTGGTGAAGAacagggagaagggaaacaGCAGTCTCCAGGTCAGGCAGAAACTGCCCCTCCGAAAGCAGAgtcagggaaggaggaagaaggcgAGAAATTAGAGTCTCAG GATCCCAAAGAAAATAGAGAAACTGTGAAAGAGGAAGAACCATCCAGAAGTTCCAGTGACAGCACAGTTACCAAAACGGTCGAAGAGAAGAAGATCAAAGCAcccaaaaagcagaagcttgTCCACGAGATCACCATGGAACTGGATGTAAACGATGTGCCTGACCTGCTGGAGGATGAACTGAAGAGCTCAATGAAAAA ACTCCAAGACTTGACAATCAGAGATTTagagaaacaggaaagagaaaaatcgGCCAATAGCTTAGAGTCCTTCATCTTTGAGACCCAG GACAAGCTTTACCAAGAGGAATACCAGTTTGTCTCAacagaggagcagagagaagaaatttcCAGGAAGCTTAATGAGGCTTCCagttggatggaggaggagggctATGCAGCCACAACTAAG GAGCTGAAAGACAAgctttcagagctgaaaaagcTTTGTAGGAACCTCTTCTTTCGtgtggaggaaaggagaaagtgGCCAGAACGCCTGGCTGCCCTGGAAAGTCTGCTCAACCACTCAACCATCTTTCTCAA GGGGGCCCGAATGATTCCAGAGTCTGACCAGATATTCACAGAAGTGGAACTGACTATGCTGGAAAAAGCCATCAATGAAACAACG ATCTGGAAGAACGAGACGCTGGCTGAGCAGAACAAGCTCTCCCCTACTGAGAAGCCCATCCTGCTGTCCAAAGATATAGAGCTTAAGATAGCAACCCTGGACAGGGAAGTCCAGTATCTTCTGAATAAGGCCAAGTTTGCAAAGCCCAAACCCAAAAAGGAGAAGAACACCACAAAAACAGATTTGGGCAAGAATGCTACAGCAGCCTCTGAGACTGAGAACACTATCCCTCCCACGGAGGGGAAACAAGAAG ACAAACCTGAGGATATTGGTCCAGCTAAGGAATCTCCTACAGCTGAGAAAGTGGCAATAGATGATAAGCGTGGATCAGACTCTG GGTCCAAAAAAGATAAGacagaagctgaaggagaaagcaggaagaaCGATGAGTTATAA